The sequence below is a genomic window from Halomonas halophila.
TGGTCCACTGGCCGTGCCAGGCCTCGGCGACGTAGACCCAGCTGCCGTAGGCCAGCGCGGCGCAGAAGGCCAGGCCGACCAGTGAGCCGAGCAGTAGCATGAGCTTGCGGCCGATGCCGCCGACCAGGTCGGGCAGCAGGGTGATGGCGACGTGGCCGCCGGTCATCAGCACGTAGGCGCTGCCCATCAGCATGGCGCCGGTGACCGAGAAGATGGTGAATTCGGTCTGCCAGCTGGTGCTCATGCCCAGCGCATAGCGCACGAAGACCATGTGGCAGATGGCGGCGACGCCGGCGATGAACAGCGCGCAGGCGACGTAGGCGGCGCCGCGGGAGACGCCATCCATCAGGCGGATGTAGCCGCCGACCAGCGGCAGGCGTCGGGCGAGGGGTGAGGTGTTGGCCATGGCCATGTCGTCCTCCCTGAGTCGGAGACACCGGCCCGAAGGCCGGTGTCGTGGGGCAAAAACCCGGTTACTCGACGGCCAGGGCGGCGTCGATCAGGGCCTGTCCGTTGGGGACGTTCTCGGCGAAGTTCTTGTAGGAGGTCTGCTTGGCGATCTCCAGCCAGGCGTCGTAGTCCTCCTGGCTCATGGTCACCACTTCGACGCCGTTCTCCTCGTAGACGTCGACCATCTCCTGGTCGAGGCCGGCGGCCTCCTCGGCGAAGAAGTCCTCGGCGGCCTGGCCGGCGGCCATCAGCGCCTGCTGCTGCTCCTCGCTGAGCCCCTGCCAGCTGCGCTCGGAAATCAGGATAGGCTCGTACATGAACCACAGGGCGTGCTCGCCCGGGGCGGTCATGCAGCTCACCTGCTCGTAGATGCGGTAGGAGACGAAGGACATCGAGGAGGTGTTGGCGGCGTCCAGCACCCCGGTCTGCAGGGCGGTGTAGATCTCGGACGACGGCATGGAGGAGATCGAGGCGCCGGCGCCGGCCAGCATCTGCTCGAAGGCCGGGCCGGCGGCGCGGAAGGTCTGGCCCTCGACGGTGTCCGGCGAGGTGATGCACTGCTGGCTGGAGGCGAAGCCGCCGGCCAGCCAGGCATCGGCCAGCACCCGGGCGCCGCCTTCCTGGATGACGTTCTTGATCATGCCCATGAACTCGGAGTCGTTGAGGCGGCGGGCGTGCTCGTGGTTGCGTACCACGCCGGGCATCAGGGTGGCGGAGAATTCCGGGTGGCGGCCGCTGGCGTAGTCGAGCGGCAGGGCGGTGATGTCCAGGCGTCCGCGGGACAGCGCGGCCCACTGCTCGCGGGCCTTGAACAGCGACTGGCCGGGATAGACCTCGATCTCCAGGCCCACGTTGGCCTCGGCGACCTTGTCGGCCATCAGCTGGACCATCTCGTCGCGCACGTCACCCTGGCCACCGGGGAACTGGTGCGAGGCGCGCAGCACGGTGTCGGCCGAGGCGGCGGTGCCGGCGAGAGAGGCGGCGAGGGCGGTGCCCGCGACGATGGGGAGCATTGAGCGTTTCATGGCGTCTCCAGATGGGTGTTGTTGTTATGGGCCGTTTGTTGAGAGCAACGTTTCTTGGCACAACTTCTCTTTGGAGCAGCAGCGAGAGAGCGGCTGTTGTACGAAGCTTTATTGTTTGAAGTGTCTATCAGCGGTGCTGATATATATTTCAATAGGCGAAGTGAAATACTACTGTCAAACCGGGCGGCTTAGACAAAGGCATCAGCTGCGATGCAGCAAAAGCGCCGAAAGGCGCTCGTGGCGGGCGATAGGGCGTGATGAAAGAAAATCGGGGGAAATCGTCGCGACATTCGCGCAAGGCGGGGCATCGCGACGGGAGAACGATCCGGGCGCTCGGCATCGGCTCAGTTCAGAGATACGCGATTCAGAGGCACTCGATTCAGAGGCACTCAGTTTAGAGAGAAAGGAATCTCGCCGGCCTCGTGCGCCAGCAGCCACTGCTTGCGGCCGATGCCGCCGGCGTAGCCGGTGAGCCGGCCGTCGCTGCCGATCACCCGGTGGCAGGGCACCACGATGGCCAGCGGGTTGCGGCCGTTGGCCGCGCCCACCGCGCGCTGACCGCCCTTGCAGCCGAGCTGCTCGGCGATCTCGGCATAGCAGCGGGTCTCGCCGAAGGGAATGGTGGCCAGCGCCTGCCATACG
It includes:
- a CDS encoding TRAP transporter small permease subunit, which codes for MAMANTSPLARRLPLVGGYIRLMDGVSRGAAYVACALFIAGVAAICHMVFVRYALGMSTSWQTEFTIFSVTGAMLMGSAYVLMTGGHVAITLLPDLVGGIGRKLMLLLGSLVGLAFCAALAYGSWVYVAEAWHGQWTTGTVWNPPLWPALLPVALGATLLTLQYVAELLRGEEN
- a CDS encoding TRAP transporter substrate-binding protein; translated protein: MKRSMLPIVAGTALAASLAGTAASADTVLRASHQFPGGQGDVRDEMVQLMADKVAEANVGLEIEVYPGQSLFKAREQWAALSRGRLDITALPLDYASGRHPEFSATLMPGVVRNHEHARRLNDSEFMGMIKNVIQEGGARVLADAWLAGGFASSQQCITSPDTVEGQTFRAAGPAFEQMLAGAGASISSMPSSEIYTALQTGVLDAANTSSMSFVSYRIYEQVSCMTAPGEHALWFMYEPILISERSWQGLSEEQQQALMAAGQAAEDFFAEEAAGLDQEMVDVYEENGVEVVTMSQEDYDAWLEIAKQTSYKNFAENVPNGQALIDAALAVE
- a CDS encoding methylated-DNA--[protein]-cysteine S-methyltransferase, translated to MSDDALDYFHPPETEALGLIRLSASDAGLTEIAFVMEEDAPARPNAHTEQARAQLAEYFNGLRRAFDLPLAPEGTDFQRRVWQALATIPFGETRCYAEIAEQLGCKGGQRAVGAANGRNPLAIVVPCHRVIGSDGRLTGYAGGIGRKQWLLAHEAGEIPFSLN